The window atttggattggaattaaaataaaataaaaaagtcaaaataatTGATTTCGTCGATCttctgatattttgtttttgctgaaaaccctaaacactccATAccatttgaatttgttttgttttctacatCTTCCTTTCTAATCGAAACATTCACAGTTGCGAATTCGGATCGGGGGCTGAGGCAGTGTTCCGATTTGCACAACAATGACTTACGCATCTcgtatcatcatcaatcattcCAAAAAGGtttctctttctccctctcccttttttcatttttttgggtaCCTATCTGATCGTGTTTTTTAATTCTTCGATGATCATTTTGATTTcgtgattataaaattgtttccaTTTGGTATTCCATTAACGAAACTTTTGGTTGGtaatgattgatttttaatCATGGGCAATTCTGCATTTTGCTATCCATAGCTTTAGTTAAGGTTCGCGTTATGATTTTTGCAAATTGTGGTTGTCACGCTAGTGTGTTCATTTTTATTACTACTGGAAGAGTTCTGGGTTCTGGTTTTGCAAGCAGAGTCATTTGTATAACGCCGCTTTGATGGTTGTGTGATTTTGACAGTTGAAACATGTTTCCACAATACTGAGGCGTGACCATGCTGTGGCTGTCCGATGTTTCTCCAACTGTACCCAGCCCTCTCTCACTGGTGGACAAGGTAACTTAGTTTGAATTTTTCGTGTCCTCTTCGTTGCTATTCTTGTGCTCATGTGATGTGGAATTGTATCCAGCTATACGGTTGTTTCTATTGGTTGACACGGTTACAAGCACCACACCATCTCTGTGGAGCTGGAATAGTTTAAATTTGCTATTCGTATCGTTTTCCCATTGAGGAAGAGAGTTGTGTTCCCTCTTTAAAATGATTAACAGTTAATATGTTTTTGAGTAATATGTTATGCTTCTCCCTTCagcattttcttgtttttgttcttcagaTATCTTCAAGTCCCGCCTGAATTATTCCACTGTGGAGAGAATTTCTAAATGTAGTGCCGGCAATGTTAGTCCCTTCTGTTCTGATTTCTTTCTCGGCTTTGCCCTTATAGCATAATCCTCTCTGTGTTTTTTGTCGTAACGTTGTTAAATGCAATATATAGGTATCAATGCCTAGTGGTATTTCAACAATGAGCACAAAACTAAGCAGCACAATGGCAGGACCAAGactttttaaagaatttataaGGTATGTAAATTGTCATGTGCATACTTCTTACTGTGTTCCTGTATGGATACTTCTATCTTAAGCTAATTTTCTTACTGTAAGCTAACTTTCTTGCGTTTCAGCTCCCAGATGCGATCAGTAAGAGGATTTTCATCAAGTTCAGGTAGTTAGTTTAGTTCTTCATCAAGAGTTTAACTTTAACTTGTACATGACTTCCAGCTTGCTCTTTTTATGTATTCTTTGGCCTGTATGATAATCTGTGTAGAGAAAACCAGTATTCTTTTGCCGGATCATATTTCATACTTCTTTAGGCCGGCCTTGTATATGCTAGCTATGTAGCTAGTTAACGATCTATAAGGGGTTTATCACGGAATTTTCTGTTATGGCAATATTGTGCAACTGTGTGGAATATTAATGGTAACTGGAATAACTAGCGTCTGACTTGGTTTTTGTGCCTTTTGGGGAtaccttttttctttcactGTGGATATACATTCCACATGGTTTGTTTTACCGAGAACTTCTAAACATATGTTTCAGATCTTCCTCCTCATCAAGAGATTGGAATGCCTTCTCTTTCGCCAACGATGACTGAGGTATGGATTTTTGAGTACCTACTTACTAAAATTTACGtggtatattattttatcactCTACTAAAGCTACTTGTTGAAACTTCAGGGTAACATTGCCAGGTGGCTGAAGAAAGAAGGTGATAAAGTTGCTCCTGGTGAAGTGCTTTGTGAAGTCGAAACTGTAATGTTAATCCAGAttgaatctcttcttctttttattcttctgcCAGGAAAATAACACTAATCttaatctaaatattttagGACAAAGCAACCGTCGAAATGGAATGCATGGAAGAGGGTTTTCTAGCCAAGATAGTAAAGGAGGAAGGGGCTAAAGAAATTCAAGTTGGGGAGGTatgattgtttcttctttttcgtgGAGACTTGTTAATTATAATGGCTtctcataaaatatttattgtgaGCCTTACGCTCCCTTTTTGTTACTATAGAGTTGCAACAGCAAATCAATGAATTATGCaacaaaattgacaaaatatctttctttatataaatcACATATAAGTGTACTTTGTCCCCAACTAGGTGATTGCTATCACagttgaagaggaagaggatattcaaaagtttaaagATTACACCCCCTCATCTGATACTGGTCGTGCTGCTCCTGAAGAAAAACCAGCTCCTTCCCCTCCAAAGGAAGAGAAGGTTGAGAAAACAACCAGTGCTCCTGAAGCCAAGAGTACCAAGCCAAGCTCGGCTCCTTCAGAAGATCGTATTTTTGCCAGTCCTCTTGCAAGAAAGTTGGCTGAAGATAATAGTgttagtttccaaaaaaaagttactagTAAAGCTCTAGTGTTTGATCCCCATGCTCTTAACTTTTTGTCCTACTTTTCCCTTAAAAACATTAGGTACCTCTCTCAAGCATCAAAGGCACAGGTCCTGAAGGACGGATAGTGAAGGCTGATGTCGAAGATTTCTTAGGTATAATAACGCCTTGGCTATGCCCTCTCCTTCCATTTTTCCCCAGTCTTTCTTGCTTCTCTTTACCGAATTTACGTCATCCATGTGTCCTAATGCATCTTCCTATGGGACAGCTTCAGGTGGTAAAGAAACTACTGCCAAGCCTTCCAAGCGCACGGATTCAAAGGTTCCAGATCTGGACTATGTTGACATCCCTCACACTCAGATACGAAAGGCAAATACCTATACAACCTTATATCTTAATTGCTTGTGGTATTTCTAGGTTACCTTGACCCACGATCTCTCTGTTTTGGGCACTATAAgccaaaaattccaaaatttgttAACTGTATGAATTTGACAGGTCACAGCCTCACGTTTGGCATTCTCAAAGCAAACTATTCCTCACTACTACCTGACCGTGGATACATGTGTGGACAAAATGATGGGGTAAGTATTAAGTTTCAGATTATGTATTTGATTCGGTCAATGGGTGCTAAACATAGCTATTGTTATATGCAGTCTTAGGAGTCAACTCAATTCATTCCAAGAGGCTTCTGGTGGGAAACGGATATCTGTAAATGATCTTGTTATTAAGGTGCATCATACTTCCTTTCTTGCAAGCCTAATTAAATATCCTTCTCTGTTATCCATTATGAAACCTTTTCTTATTCGAAATTGCAGGCTGCTGCACTGGCTCTTCGAAAAGTTCCTCAGTGCAACAGTTCATGGACAGACGAATATATCCGCCAGTAAGTACATATTCTGCTTCAGAGGTTCATGACAACTTTGCAAATCATCTAGTTTCGTGGTTcttattttactctttttatgTACAGATTTAAAAATGTCAACATCAACGTTGCTGTACAAACAGAAAATGGGCTTTACGTTCCTGTGGTCAAGGTGAGGGAGCTGTTGATACAGTTATTAACATTTCTTCGCAGAAACTTGagatttcagaaaataaaaaactcagtTTATCAAATTGCTTGATTGCAGGACGCAGACAAGAAAGGACTGTCCACAATTGGAGAAGAGGTTCGATTCTTGGCCcagaaagcaaaagaaaacagCTTGAAGCCGGAAGATTACGAGGTTAGATTAGATTTTGGTCACTGCTCACTAATAATGCTGCTCTGAAAGAAAATCAACTCAAAACTGTTTCTTCTGACAGGGAGGGACATTCACAGTCTCCAACTTGGGAGGACCTTTTGGCATCAAA is drawn from Camelina sativa cultivar DH55 chromosome 1, Cs, whole genome shotgun sequence and contains these coding sequences:
- the LOC104778698 gene encoding dihydrolipoyllysine-residue acetyltransferase component 2 of pyruvate dehydrogenase complex, mitochondrial isoform X1, with amino-acid sequence MTYASRIIINHSKKLKHVSTILRRDHAVAVRCFSNCTQPSLTGGQDIFKSRLNYSTVERISKCSAGNVSMPSGISTMSTKLSSTMAGPRLFKEFISSQMRSVRGFSSSSDLPPHQEIGMPSLSPTMTEGNIARWLKKEGDKVAPGEVLCEVETDKATVEMECMEEGFLAKIVKEEGAKEIQVGEVIAITVEEEEDIQKFKDYTPSSDTGRAAPEEKPAPSPPKEEKVEKTTSAPEAKSTKPSSAPSEDRIFASPLARKLAEDNSVPLSSIKGTGPEGRIVKADVEDFLASGGKETTAKPSKRTDSKVPDLDYVDIPHTQIRKVTASRLAFSKQTIPHYYLTVDTCVDKMMGLRSQLNSFQEASGGKRISVNDLVIKAAALALRKVPQCNSSWTDEYIRQFKNVNINVAVQTENGLYVPVVKDADKKGLSTIGEEVRFLAQKAKENSLKPEDYEGGTFTVSNLGGPFGIKQFCAVINPPQAAILAIGSAEKRVVPGTGPDQYNVASYMSVTLSCDHRVIDGAIGAEWLKAFKGYIETPESMLL
- the LOC104778698 gene encoding dihydrolipoyllysine-residue acetyltransferase component 2 of pyruvate dehydrogenase complex, mitochondrial isoform X2; protein product: MLLPSAFSCFCSSDIFKSRLNYSTVERISKCSAGNVSMPSGISTMSTKLSSTMAGPRLFKEFISSQMRSVRGFSSSSDLPPHQEIGMPSLSPTMTEGNIARWLKKEGDKVAPGEVLCEVETDKATVEMECMEEGFLAKIVKEEGAKEIQVGEVIAITVEEEEDIQKFKDYTPSSDTGRAAPEEKPAPSPPKEEKVEKTTSAPEAKSTKPSSAPSEDRIFASPLARKLAEDNSVPLSSIKGTGPEGRIVKADVEDFLASGGKETTAKPSKRTDSKVPDLDYVDIPHTQIRKVTASRLAFSKQTIPHYYLTVDTCVDKMMGLRSQLNSFQEASGGKRISVNDLVIKAAALALRKVPQCNSSWTDEYIRQFKNVNINVAVQTENGLYVPVVKDADKKGLSTIGEEVRFLAQKAKENSLKPEDYEGGTFTVSNLGGPFGIKQFCAVINPPQAAILAIGSAEKRVVPGTGPDQYNVASYMSVTLSCDHRVIDGAIGAEWLKAFKGYIETPESMLL